In a genomic window of Ruminococcus albus 7 = DSM 20455:
- a CDS encoding sugar transferase, whose translation MNKAKIKKAATITGAALGLAFIVMRKIAKHQMANDKYRNDQSEQNPMYKKRVVFIEDDNDPVNADGKRGHLEAVGISEHIQTFYEKYIKRALDIILSFCGMVVLAPVYAMAAIAIKIDDPGPVIFKQKRISEQTGYFDVLKFRSMRMDTPRNMPTHQLSNPDQYLLRTGKLIRKCSIDELPQLWNCFVGSMSIIGPRPALWNQDYLTAERDKYGANDIKPGLTGLAQVHGRDELEIPDKAKLDGEYAAALKKSSWSGLKMDIKVFVDSVKAVLKSDGVVEGGTGEIHKQEENEKVS comes from the coding sequence TTGAATAAAGCAAAGATCAAAAAGGCGGCTACGATAACAGGAGCTGCTTTAGGCTTAGCATTTATTGTTATGCGAAAGATTGCTAAACATCAAATGGCAAATGATAAATATAGAAATGATCAGTCCGAGCAAAATCCAATGTATAAGAAAAGGGTTGTTTTTATCGAAGATGATAATGATCCTGTGAATGCTGACGGAAAACGAGGACACCTTGAAGCTGTTGGAATAAGTGAACATATTCAAACATTTTATGAAAAGTACATCAAGCGAGCATTGGATATTATCCTCTCTTTTTGTGGTATGGTGGTGCTTGCACCCGTATATGCAATGGCAGCTATTGCTATTAAGATAGACGATCCCGGTCCGGTGATTTTCAAACAGAAAAGAATATCTGAGCAGACAGGCTATTTTGATGTGCTGAAATTCCGTTCGATGAGAATGGATACACCCCGAAATATGCCCACGCACCAGTTATCCAATCCGGATCAATACCTACTACGAACTGGCAAACTTATCAGAAAATGCAGCATCGACGAACTTCCGCAACTGTGGAACTGCTTTGTTGGTTCGATGAGTATTATTGGACCACGCCCTGCGTTGTGGAATCAAGATTATTTGACTGCCGAACGAGACAAGTACGGTGCAAATGATATAAAGCCTGGACTTACAGGTCTGGCACAGGTGCACGGCAGAGATGAGTTGGAGATTCCGGACAAGGCAAAGCTGGACGGCGAATATGCCGCAGCACTCAAGAAGTCAAGCTGGTCGGGTCTGAAAATGGATATAAAGGTATTTGTAGATTCGGTAAAGGCTGTTCTCAAGAGCGACGGCGTTGTTGAGGGTGGAACCGGAGAGATTCATAAGCAGGAAGAGAATGAAAAGGTGTCGTAA